The window ATCGGCGAGAAACATACCTTTTGTTAAAGTATTAAGAACGGACGGTTTAAACGTATATGATGTAATAAAATATGAACAACTTGTTTTTACATTGGATGCCTTGCGAAAGGTAGAAGAGGTGCTGGTGCAATGATTGAATATGATATAATTGTAAAACCCATAATAACAGAAAAAAGTTCTCTCTTGAAAGAGACAGGAAATCAGTATGTTTTTGAAGTTCAGAGAGATACAAATAAAATAGAAATCAAAAAAGCAATAGAAAAACTTTTTAAGGTAAAGGTAGTTTCAGTACATGTTGCGAGAATGGAAGGTAAAACAAGAAGAGTTGGAAAGTTTTCCGGAAAGCGACCTGACTGGAAAAA is drawn from Pseudomonadota bacterium and contains these coding sequences:
- a CDS encoding 50S ribosomal protein L23; translation: MIEYDIIVKPIITEKSSLLKETGNQYVFEVQRDTNKIEIKKAIEKLFKVKVVSVHVARMEGKTRRVGKFSGKRPDWKKAIVKLSPKDKITIFEGA